GAGGCCGCGATTGTCTTGGATCCAGGAGTCGGTTTTGGAACGACGCGGCAGGAGGATCTCGAGATTTTGAGAGGACTGGATTTGCTTCGATCCTTTGGCTTTCCTCTTTTGCTTGGAGCTTCTCGCAAGCGCATCACTGCTCAACCAACTGGATTGCCGCTGGAGTTGAGGTTGGAACCGACTCTCGCCAGTTCGGTCGCGGGCGTGGCTGCGGGAATCGAAATTTTCCGGGTGCATGATGTGGCGGCGCACGTGCGGGCGCTTGGTCTGGCGGACTTGATTTACAGAGGAGGAGACCTAGATGAATAAGAAATTGGATACAGTGTTTCTCGAGGGAATCGAGCTATTCGGATTCATCGGTGTACTGGAAGACGAGAAGCGAAACGGGCAGACTTTCTACATCGACGTCGAGTTGGGCGTGGATTTGAGAAAGGCCGGTCGGAGCGATATTTTGGCGCAGACCGTAAATTACGCCGAAGTATTCGCGTTGGCGGAGCAACTGATGGATGAGGCTCGTTGCGATTTGATTGAGAGTTACGCGGAGCAACTTTCGGAAGAGATTTTCAGTTATTTCGACCTCGTGCAAGAGGTGTCCGTAACGGTGCGCAAGCCAGAGGCTCCGATCGAC
The nucleotide sequence above comes from Pelagicoccus enzymogenes. Encoded proteins:
- the folB gene encoding dihydroneopterin aldolase; this encodes MNKKLDTVFLEGIELFGFIGVLEDEKRNGQTFYIDVELGVDLRKAGRSDILAQTVNYAEVFALAEQLMDEARCDLIESYAEQLSEEIFSYFDLVQEVSVTVRKPEAPIDGKFRAVGITIRRERDE